In Pseudomonas fakonensis, one DNA window encodes the following:
- a CDS encoding aliphatic sulfonate ABC transporter substrate-binding protein: MPSRVFSPLRRLLLGGLLATVASALLPWSNAVADDGKALRIGYQKFNSINILKSSGALEKALAPRGVKVSWHEFAAGPQLLEALSTGAIDLGHAADAPSVFAQAAGKPVVYLAAEQPYPRGIGLVVREQDHIAKVEDLKGKRVATGRGWNAQYLLAVALEQAGLSYQDITPAYVNNAADAVAALQSGSVQAVTLWDPFLAAAEAQPGLKNLRDGSGLSNNRTFYLSTRAFADQHRDLLKTFFNELGKVSQWANAKPGEVAALLAPQLGINASVLQVASERRNYNAVAITAQIVAEQQKLADTFQGLGLIPRKLDVAEAVYPTAVLP, encoded by the coding sequence GTGCCTTCCCGTGTCTTCTCTCCCCTGCGCCGCCTGCTGCTCGGCGGCTTGCTGGCCACTGTTGCCAGCGCCCTGCTGCCCTGGTCCAACGCCGTTGCCGACGACGGCAAGGCCCTGCGCATCGGCTACCAGAAGTTCAACAGCATCAACATCCTCAAAAGTAGCGGAGCCCTGGAAAAAGCGCTGGCGCCGCGGGGGGTAAAAGTCAGCTGGCACGAGTTCGCCGCCGGCCCGCAATTGCTCGAGGCCCTGAGTACCGGCGCGATCGACCTGGGCCATGCCGCCGATGCGCCGTCTGTGTTCGCCCAGGCTGCCGGCAAGCCGGTGGTGTACCTCGCCGCCGAACAGCCCTACCCACGCGGCATCGGCCTGGTGGTGCGCGAACAGGATCACATCGCCAAGGTCGAGGACCTCAAGGGCAAGCGCGTGGCTACCGGCCGCGGCTGGAACGCCCAGTACCTGCTGGCCGTGGCCCTGGAGCAGGCAGGCCTGAGCTACCAGGACATCACCCCCGCCTACGTCAACAATGCTGCCGACGCCGTGGCCGCGCTGCAGTCGGGCAGCGTACAGGCCGTCACCCTGTGGGACCCGTTCCTCGCCGCCGCCGAGGCCCAGCCGGGCCTGAAGAACCTGCGCGACGGCAGCGGGCTGTCCAACAACCGCACCTTCTACCTGTCCACCCGCGCGTTCGCCGACCAGCACCGCGACCTGCTCAAGACCTTCTTCAATGAGCTGGGCAAGGTCAGCCAGTGGGCCAACGCCAAGCCCGGCGAAGTCGCCGCCTTGCTGGCACCGCAACTGGGCATCAATGCCAGCGTGCTGCAGGTTGCCAGCGAACGGCGCAACTACAACGCGGTGGCCATCACCGCGCAGATCGTCGCCGAACAGCAGAAGCTGGCCGACACCTTCCAGGGCTTGGGCCTGATCCCACGCAAGCTCGACGTGGCCGAGGCGGTGTACCCCACTGCCGTGCTGCCCTGA
- a CDS encoding LLM class flavin-dependent oxidoreductase, whose product MPRQIRFNAFSMNAPSHQSPGLWRHPRNTSVHFNRLAYWADLARLLERGLFDALFIADVLGIYDVYQGGPEAALRGGVQVPVNDPLLLVPAMAGVTRHLGFGVTFSLTYEHPYPFARRMSTLDHLSGGRVGWNIVTGYLDSAARNLGQVRQLGHDQRYDLAEEYLEVLYKLWEHSWDDDAVVLERETGCYIEPSRVHPINHHGEHFQVPGMHLCQPSPQRTPVLFQAGASARGQQFAARHAECVFISGPTPTVLRRYADGIRQASEAAGRGREQVLIYAQALLIVAPTRSEAETRFAEYRRYVDLDAALALLSGWTGIDLAGLDPDAPLEYIENDAGRAALAAFTAADPNRRWTVREAAEFVGLGGRGPVLVGAASEVADQLEHWLDETGIDGFNLTYAVQPDDLHNVVELLVPELQRRGRYPTAYQDGTLRHKLFGQGDRLQEGHAGRQVSIQ is encoded by the coding sequence ATGCCCCGCCAGATCCGCTTCAACGCCTTCAGCATGAACGCCCCCAGCCACCAGTCCCCAGGCCTGTGGCGCCACCCCCGCAACACCAGCGTGCACTTCAACCGCCTGGCGTACTGGGCCGACCTCGCCCGGTTGCTGGAGCGCGGGCTGTTCGATGCGCTGTTCATCGCCGATGTGCTGGGCATCTACGACGTCTACCAAGGCGGGCCCGAGGCGGCCCTGCGCGGCGGCGTGCAGGTGCCGGTGAACGACCCGCTGCTGCTGGTGCCGGCCATGGCCGGGGTGACCCGCCACCTGGGTTTCGGCGTGACCTTTTCGCTGACCTACGAGCACCCGTACCCCTTCGCCCGGCGCATGTCCACCCTGGACCACCTGAGCGGCGGTCGGGTGGGCTGGAACATCGTCACCGGCTACCTCGACAGCGCCGCGCGCAACCTTGGCCAGGTGCGCCAGCTGGGCCACGACCAGCGCTACGACCTGGCCGAGGAGTACCTCGAGGTGCTGTACAAGCTGTGGGAGCACAGCTGGGACGACGACGCCGTGGTGCTGGAGCGCGAGACCGGGTGCTATATCGAGCCGTCGCGGGTGCACCCGATCAATCACCATGGCGAGCACTTCCAGGTGCCCGGCATGCACCTGTGCCAGCCTTCGCCACAACGCACCCCGGTACTGTTCCAGGCCGGCGCCTCGGCACGTGGCCAGCAGTTCGCCGCCCGCCATGCCGAATGCGTGTTCATCAGCGGACCGACGCCCACGGTGCTGCGCCGCTACGCCGACGGCATTCGCCAGGCCAGTGAAGCCGCCGGGCGCGGGCGTGAGCAAGTGCTCATCTATGCCCAGGCGCTGCTGATCGTGGCGCCCACCCGCAGCGAGGCCGAGACACGTTTTGCCGAATATCGCCGCTACGTCGACCTGGACGCGGCCCTGGCGCTGCTGTCGGGCTGGACCGGCATCGATCTTGCCGGGCTGGACCCGGACGCGCCGCTGGAATACATCGAGAACGACGCCGGCCGCGCCGCCCTGGCCGCCTTCACCGCTGCCGACCCCAACCGCCGCTGGACTGTGCGTGAGGCCGCCGAGTTCGTCGGTCTGGGTGGCCGCGGGCCGGTGCTGGTGGGCGCTGCCAGCGAGGTCGCCGACCAGTTGGAGCACTGGCTCGACGAGACCGGCATCGACGGCTTCAACCTGACCTACGCCGTACAGCCGGACGACCTGCACAACGTGGTCGAGCTGCTGGTGCCCGAACTGCAACGCCGCGGCCGCTACCCCACTGCCTACCAGGACGGCACCCTGCGCCACAAGCTGTTCGGCCAGGGCGACCGTTTGCAGGAAGGCCATGCCGGGCGCCAGGTAAGCATTCAGTAA
- a CDS encoding bifunctional allantoicase/(S)-ureidoglycine aminohydrolase, which translates to MSKPSYFAPHGGHPAQTELLTDRAMFTEAYAVIPKGVMRDIVTSHLPFWDKMRMWVIARPLTGFAETFSQYIVEVAPEGGSERPELDPNAEAVLFVVEGEIDITVEGKHHTLVPGGYAFLAPGAEWSLRNNSKANVTFHWLRKHYQKVEGLPVPESFVTHRDNATVIEMPGTEGAWKTTRFVDMADMRHDMHVNIVTFQPGGVIPFAETHVMEHGLYVLEGKAVYRLNQDWVEVEAGDFMWLRAFCPQACYSGGPGPFSYLLYKDVNRHVHLTLNPQR; encoded by the coding sequence ATGTCGAAACCATCCTACTTCGCCCCCCACGGTGGGCACCCGGCTCAAACCGAGCTGCTGACTGACCGTGCCATGTTCACCGAAGCCTATGCCGTGATCCCCAAGGGCGTGATGCGTGACATCGTCACCAGCCACCTGCCGTTCTGGGACAAGATGCGCATGTGGGTCATCGCCCGCCCGCTGACCGGCTTCGCCGAAACCTTCTCGCAGTACATCGTCGAAGTTGCCCCTGAAGGCGGCAGCGAGCGCCCTGAACTGGACCCGAACGCCGAAGCGGTATTGTTCGTGGTCGAAGGCGAAATCGACATCACCGTCGAAGGCAAGCACCACACCCTGGTACCGGGCGGCTACGCCTTCCTGGCCCCGGGCGCCGAGTGGAGCCTGCGCAACAACAGCAAGGCCAACGTCACCTTCCACTGGCTGCGCAAGCACTACCAGAAGGTCGAAGGCCTGCCGGTACCGGAGTCGTTCGTCACCCACCGTGACAACGCCACCGTCATCGAAATGCCGGGCACCGAAGGCGCGTGGAAGACCACCCGCTTCGTCGACATGGCCGACATGCGCCACGACATGCACGTGAACATCGTGACCTTCCAGCCGGGTGGCGTGATCCCGTTCGCCGAGACCCACGTCATGGAACACGGCCTGTACGTACTGGAAGGCAAGGCGGTATACCGCCTGAACCAGGACTGGGTCGAGGTCGAAGCCGGCGACTTCATGTGGCTGCGCGCATTCTGCCCGCAAGCCTGCTACTCCGGCGGCCCAGGCCCGTTCAGCTACCTGCTGTACAAGGACGTGAACCGTCACGTGCACCTGACGCTGAATCCGCAGCGTTGA
- a CDS encoding AraC family transcriptional regulator: MTRPLILPLAENYRHGEHIAPHCHDRAQLIHAISGVVTVNTLEGSWVVPPGRGVWVPAACEHELRMSGVVRMRTLFVDAAARPGLPALCQVIDISPLLRELIIRAMDITPGYPLDGHEARIMALILDEIRVLPVLALHVPSPRSAVLQELCETLRLAPADNWSLGRAAELCGLSGRTLTRAFQRETGLSLVQWVRRMRLLAGLDALAAGRSVLEVALDQGYDSPSAFSAMFRRTLGVSPSVYFGRVGSAGVGGDGGGV; the protein is encoded by the coding sequence ATGACCCGCCCGCTCATCCTCCCGCTCGCCGAGAACTACCGCCACGGCGAACACATCGCCCCGCATTGCCACGACCGCGCGCAGCTGATCCATGCCATCAGCGGGGTGGTCACGGTCAATACCCTGGAGGGCAGCTGGGTGGTGCCGCCTGGGCGCGGGGTCTGGGTGCCGGCGGCCTGCGAGCATGAGCTGCGCATGTCAGGGGTGGTGCGCATGCGCACCTTGTTCGTCGATGCTGCCGCGCGCCCGGGGTTGCCGGCGCTGTGCCAGGTGATCGATATCTCGCCGCTGCTGCGCGAGCTGATCATCCGCGCCATGGACATCACCCCGGGGTACCCGCTGGATGGGCATGAGGCGCGCATCATGGCGCTGATCCTCGATGAGATCCGCGTGTTGCCGGTGCTGGCGCTGCATGTGCCCAGCCCGCGTTCGGCGGTGTTGCAGGAACTCTGCGAAACCTTGCGCCTGGCGCCAGCGGACAACTGGAGCTTGGGGCGGGCGGCTGAATTGTGCGGGCTCAGCGGGCGCACCCTGACCCGGGCATTTCAGCGCGAAACCGGCCTTAGCCTGGTGCAATGGGTGCGGCGCATGCGCTTGCTGGCGGGGCTCGACGCGCTGGCGGCAGGGCGCTCGGTGTTGGAGGTGGCGCTGGACCAGGGGTATGACAGCCCCAGTGCGTTCAGTGCGATGTTCAGGCGCACGCTGGGGGTTTCGCCTTCGGTGTATTTCGGGCGGGTCGGGAGTGCTGGTGTGGGGGGCGATGGAGGCGGGGTCTGA